In Pseudothermotoga hypogea DSM 11164 = NBRC 106472, the following are encoded in one genomic region:
- a CDS encoding adenosylcobalamin-dependent ribonucleoside-diphosphate reductase encodes MHELVKKWQNVAPSQNAEKILRERYYLKNREGEYLENSWNELSRRVARVIAAAELLNNPRLQQMTPAERLDHIKSWEEAFYELISSRIFIPNSPTLFNAGMGVDFELLYKPLENMKLEDYEKIVQQRNHLHMLSACFVVPVDDSIDGIFTAVKEYAMITKVGGGIGSNFSALRPNGSFVAGTHGKASGPISFMHVFNSAVSVVEQGYRRRGALMGILNIDHPDIVDFIQAKRGNDGERVLRFFNISVGIPMQREEILKLYEQDGQIELHHPKWVGKKQVRVREIFQLMAQNAWETGDPGMVFLGEMNKYYALYPVRQIISTNPCGEIGLGPYEACNLGSIDVAKLYDGGKFAWDALEKIVRVAVRFLDNVIDVNVFPIDKIEWAVKESRRLGLGIMGFADLLYQMEIPYDSEEARRFARNLMAFISLHAHEASSDLGEEKGNFPLFSQSRYAKEENFVPFSMDVSDYDDEIKQHFKTRAKKHKRNVAVLAIAPTGSISNIADTSSGLEPNFLLAYVRYVNKQSSGEREPLLYVNEVLRKKMPAEDLKRIESELIEKGSLKNLDVDEKWKRIFVVALDISPMDHLLMQEAFQCYVDNNISKTINMPNSASVDDVLDIYVEALKHKIRGLTVYRDGSLRTQVLTTARSAHKKEAKLQFFIVDEKHKLRPRPRKETLRSVTRKYRTSDGTTYITVSFDDNGEAIEIFLSNGTETAEAIGRLCSIALRAGVSPDEIIEQLTKVKGEYVRNVGLEIKKAIEDFSSLWSSTQQNDSWDGTVKSAEEIERFVQANKLEWQEGYYVDSSGNVYCPSCLSKNSLFKQEGCIACRNCGWSKCS; translated from the coding sequence ATGCACGAGCTCGTGAAGAAGTGGCAAAACGTAGCTCCTTCTCAAAACGCTGAGAAGATTTTGAGAGAGAGGTATTATCTGAAAAATCGCGAAGGGGAGTATCTGGAAAACAGCTGGAACGAGCTTTCAAGAAGAGTAGCGCGTGTGATCGCTGCCGCGGAATTGTTGAACAATCCTCGCCTGCAACAGATGACACCTGCGGAACGTCTGGATCACATCAAAAGCTGGGAGGAGGCCTTCTACGAGCTGATCTCGAGTCGCATCTTCATTCCGAACAGTCCCACGCTGTTCAACGCGGGCATGGGTGTGGATTTCGAGCTGCTGTACAAGCCTCTGGAAAATATGAAGCTCGAAGATTACGAGAAGATCGTCCAGCAAAGGAACCACCTTCACATGCTTTCAGCTTGCTTTGTCGTACCCGTCGACGACAGCATAGACGGCATCTTCACGGCGGTGAAAGAGTACGCAATGATAACCAAGGTCGGTGGCGGTATAGGGAGCAACTTCAGCGCGCTCAGACCGAACGGAAGCTTCGTTGCCGGTACCCACGGCAAGGCATCGGGCCCCATAAGCTTCATGCACGTTTTCAACTCCGCAGTCTCCGTGGTTGAGCAGGGTTACAGGAGGCGCGGTGCGTTGATGGGCATTCTGAACATCGATCATCCAGACATCGTTGACTTCATCCAGGCAAAGCGCGGTAACGACGGAGAACGCGTGCTCAGATTCTTCAACATCTCCGTTGGCATTCCGATGCAGCGTGAAGAGATCTTGAAATTGTACGAGCAAGATGGCCAGATCGAGCTGCACCATCCAAAGTGGGTTGGTAAGAAGCAGGTCAGGGTCAGAGAAATATTCCAGTTGATGGCGCAGAACGCTTGGGAGACGGGCGATCCGGGCATGGTGTTCCTTGGAGAGATGAACAAGTACTACGCACTATATCCGGTGAGACAGATCATCTCGACGAACCCCTGTGGCGAGATCGGGCTTGGACCTTACGAGGCATGCAACCTCGGTTCGATAGATGTGGCGAAACTCTACGATGGAGGAAAATTCGCGTGGGATGCACTCGAAAAGATCGTGCGAGTTGCAGTTCGCTTTCTGGACAACGTCATCGATGTGAACGTGTTTCCCATAGACAAGATCGAGTGGGCCGTGAAAGAGTCCAGGCGACTCGGCCTGGGTATCATGGGTTTTGCGGACCTACTGTACCAGATGGAAATACCCTATGACAGCGAAGAGGCAAGACGTTTTGCCAGAAACCTGATGGCTTTCATCTCTCTGCACGCGCACGAAGCTTCTTCGGATCTCGGTGAGGAAAAAGGAAACTTCCCGCTCTTTTCACAGAGCAGGTATGCCAAAGAAGAAAACTTCGTGCCATTCTCCATGGACGTGAGCGATTACGATGACGAAATCAAGCAACACTTCAAAACGCGGGCCAAGAAACACAAGAGAAACGTTGCGGTGCTCGCCATAGCGCCGACCGGTTCCATATCGAACATCGCCGACACTTCTTCCGGCCTCGAGCCCAACTTCCTGCTGGCTTACGTCAGGTATGTGAACAAACAAAGCAGCGGTGAACGGGAGCCACTTCTGTACGTCAACGAAGTTCTCAGAAAGAAGATGCCAGCCGAGGATCTGAAGAGGATTGAAAGCGAGTTGATAGAGAAGGGGAGCCTGAAGAATCTGGACGTCGATGAGAAGTGGAAGCGGATCTTCGTGGTCGCACTCGATATAAGTCCTATGGACCATCTCTTGATGCAGGAGGCTTTTCAATGTTATGTCGACAACAACATTTCCAAGACGATCAACATGCCGAACTCGGCGAGCGTTGATGACGTGCTGGACATCTACGTGGAAGCGTTGAAGCACAAAATTCGGGGTTTGACCGTCTATCGTGACGGCTCGTTGAGGACCCAGGTTCTCACCACGGCCAGATCCGCGCACAAGAAGGAAGCAAAGCTGCAGTTCTTCATCGTGGACGAAAAACACAAGCTGAGACCCAGGCCGAGGAAAGAAACGTTGAGGAGTGTGACCAGAAAGTACAGGACCTCCGATGGCACGACCTACATAACTGTTTCTTTCGACGACAATGGTGAGGCAATAGAGATCTTTCTCTCCAACGGGACGGAGACGGCCGAAGCCATAGGAAGACTCTGTTCCATCGCCTTGCGTGCGGGCGTTTCGCCGGACGAGATCATCGAACAGCTGACGAAGGTGAAGGGAGAATATGTCAGGAACGTTGGGCTGGAGATCAAGAAAGCGATCGAGGACTTCTCTTCGCTCTGGTCTTCGACCCAACAGAACGACTCTTGGGATGGAACCGTTAAGAGCGCCGAAGAGATCGAAAGGTTTGTCCAGGCGAACAAGCTCGAATGGCAGGAAGGTTATTACGTTGATTCCAGCGGGAATGTTTACTGTCCGTCGTGTTTGAGCAAGAATTCTCTGTTCAAACAGGAAGGATGTATCGCCTGTAGAAACTGTGGTTGGTCAAAGTGTAGTTAA
- a CDS encoding redox-sensing transcriptional repressor Rex, with protein MEKVPRPVIRRLAVYLRCLSNLEEKGIKVVSSKQLASMLQIKDSQVRKDLSYFGNLGQRGLGYDVKKLSEKIREVLGLYKMWSVIILGAGNIGKALANHKRLEQNNFKIVAVFDSDERKINKQIAPGLKVRNVSELQQFVKEHGVDIAVLAVPASVANDLACELEKAGVKGIVCFAPTTLTCRIPVEYVDITVFFKTLAHSIVNSSYNI; from the coding sequence TTGGAGAAGGTCCCAAGACCTGTCATACGCAGACTTGCAGTGTATTTGCGCTGTCTCTCTAACTTGGAAGAAAAGGGGATAAAGGTGGTCTCCTCCAAACAACTCGCTTCGATGTTGCAGATAAAGGACTCACAGGTTCGAAAGGACCTATCCTATTTTGGTAACCTCGGTCAAAGGGGCCTTGGTTACGATGTGAAAAAGCTGTCAGAGAAGATACGTGAAGTGCTCGGTCTCTACAAAATGTGGTCTGTGATAATACTGGGTGCAGGCAACATAGGCAAAGCGCTCGCGAACCACAAGCGTCTGGAGCAGAACAACTTCAAAATCGTCGCAGTCTTCGACTCGGACGAGCGCAAGATCAACAAACAGATCGCTCCGGGCTTAAAAGTTAGGAATGTTTCCGAGCTGCAGCAGTTCGTGAAGGAACATGGAGTGGACATAGCGGTGCTTGCCGTACCCGCTTCCGTGGCAAACGATCTGGCGTGTGAACTTGAGAAGGCAGGAGTGAAGGGTATCGTTTGTTTTGCACCGACGACTTTGACCTGCAGGATCCCCGTGGAGTACGTCGACATAACTGTGTTCTTCAAGACCCTGGCTCACAGCATCGTGAACAGTTCATACAACATATAG
- the iadA gene encoding beta-aspartyl-peptidase, whose product MILLKNATVYSPEPLGVRDILLAVDRIVAIEEQLTVCLPNLSVIDCSGKIAVPGFIDSHVHILGGGGEGGFRTRTYELSFSDLVRAGITTVVGCLGTDGVTRSLESLYAKAKALEEEGVSSYIYVGSYRVPPVTLTGSIIKDIVLIDKVIGVGEVAISDHRSSQPTLDELKRLAADARIGGMLSGKAGVVNVHVGDGPTMLEPLTNVVKTSEIPITQFLPTHINRNSKLLHSSIEWLSMGGFIDLTTSIGGLLDEELLPWRVFRELSNEGFEGQITFSSDGQGSLPRFDEKGNFVGLDVGRVLSLYEQVRMAAEHGTPLEKALLPITKNVAKILKLVSKGTLSVGMDADIVLLDQDLKIDTVVAKGKILMLNKEQIVKGTFEAGIEL is encoded by the coding sequence ATGATACTCTTGAAAAATGCCACAGTCTACTCGCCAGAGCCTCTCGGCGTCAGAGACATCCTCCTTGCCGTTGACAGAATCGTCGCGATTGAAGAACAACTGACGGTGTGCCTGCCGAATCTCTCAGTCATCGATTGCTCGGGTAAGATTGCTGTTCCCGGATTCATCGACAGTCACGTCCACATCTTGGGTGGTGGTGGCGAGGGAGGCTTCAGGACACGTACCTACGAACTTTCCTTTTCGGACCTCGTACGCGCCGGTATCACCACGGTGGTGGGCTGTTTGGGAACCGACGGGGTGACGAGGAGCTTGGAGTCGTTGTACGCGAAGGCCAAAGCGCTCGAAGAGGAAGGTGTTTCGAGTTACATCTACGTTGGTTCCTACCGTGTACCGCCCGTAACGCTGACTGGAAGCATCATCAAAGACATCGTTTTGATCGACAAAGTCATCGGGGTCGGAGAGGTGGCAATCAGCGATCACAGATCTTCGCAACCGACTTTGGACGAATTGAAGAGGCTTGCAGCCGATGCACGCATCGGAGGCATGCTCAGTGGTAAGGCTGGGGTGGTCAACGTTCATGTGGGTGACGGACCAACGATGCTGGAACCACTCACAAACGTGGTGAAAACGAGCGAGATACCGATCACGCAGTTCTTGCCCACACACATCAACAGGAATTCGAAGTTGCTGCATTCATCGATAGAATGGTTGTCGATGGGAGGATTCATCGATCTCACGACGAGCATCGGTGGCCTTCTTGATGAGGAGCTGTTGCCGTGGCGTGTATTCAGAGAACTCTCAAACGAGGGATTCGAAGGGCAGATCACGTTCAGTTCCGACGGACAAGGAAGTTTGCCGCGCTTCGACGAAAAGGGAAACTTTGTGGGACTGGACGTCGGCAGGGTCTTGTCCTTGTACGAACAAGTGAGGATGGCCGCTGAACATGGAACACCGCTGGAAAAGGCTTTGCTGCCTATCACGAAAAACGTGGCTAAGATCTTGAAGCTCGTGAGCAAGGGCACTCTTTCCGTTGGAATGGATGCGGACATCGTGCTCTTGGATCAAGATCTCAAAATAGACACAGTGGTAGCGAAAGGCAAAATTCTCATGCTGAACAAAGAACAAATTGTGAAAGGGACGTTCGAGGCAGGAATTGAGCTATAA
- a CDS encoding double zinc ribbon domain-containing protein, which translates to MGGWKRCPQCGEKCRNNVRKCPSCGYVFEKKECPDCGAVIDDDIDECPICGWLFSDEFFDERDEDYDYEDLEDFHDLSDYEDED; encoded by the coding sequence ATGGGTGGATGGAAGAGATGTCCGCAATGTGGAGAGAAATGCAGGAACAACGTGAGAAAGTGCCCTTCTTGTGGCTACGTCTTTGAGAAAAAAGAATGTCCAGACTGTGGCGCCGTCATCGACGACGATATCGACGAATGCCCCATCTGCGGTTGGCTCTTCTCTGATGAATTCTTCGACGAGCGTGACGAAGATTATGATTACGAAGATCTCGAGGATTTTCACGATCTGTCCGATTATGAAGACGAAGATTGA
- a CDS encoding cold-shock protein: MYNGTVKWFDSKKGYGFITRDNGEDVFVHFSAIKVDGFKTLREGQKVQFEIQQGSKGPQAVNVTPIN; the protein is encoded by the coding sequence ATGTACAACGGTACAGTGAAGTGGTTCGACTCTAAGAAAGGCTACGGATTCATCACCAGAGACAACGGAGAGGACGTCTTCGTGCACTTCTCCGCGATCAAGGTCGACGGATTCAAGACGCTCAGGGAAGGCCAGAAAGTCCAGTTCGAAATCCAGCAGGGCAGTAAAGGACCCCAAGCTGTCAATGTGACTCCCATAAACTGA
- the argF gene encoding ornithine carbamoyltransferase, whose translation MAVNLTGRSLLTLLEYTPEEISYLLDLSFQVKRESRAKVVHRRFVGKTLAMIFEKRSTRTRLAFETAFAEEGGHPIFLSIQDIQLGAKESVEDTARVLGRMVDAIMFRGFKQETVEALAKYSGVPVYNGLTDVFHPTQVLADLMTVQEVFGRLKGIKLVFMGDGRNNMANSLMIGCAKMGMHYVVCSPKELRPDEKLFKTCLEVAKETGGTIQIEEDPEKAVEGADVIYTDVWASMGEEDKQAERERLLRPYQVNEQLMKKTGKSETIFLHCLPAVKGQEVTFEVIEGKQSKVWDEAENRKHTIKALMIATLL comes from the coding sequence ATGGCGGTGAACCTTACAGGAAGATCGCTGCTGACGCTCTTGGAGTACACACCCGAAGAGATAAGCTATCTGCTCGATCTCTCGTTCCAGGTGAAGAGAGAAAGCAGGGCGAAGGTCGTTCACAGAAGGTTCGTTGGAAAAACCTTGGCGATGATATTCGAGAAGAGGTCCACGAGGACGAGGCTCGCTTTCGAAACAGCTTTCGCGGAAGAAGGTGGCCATCCCATCTTTCTTTCGATCCAGGATATTCAACTCGGAGCGAAGGAATCTGTAGAGGATACCGCAAGAGTACTCGGCAGGATGGTCGATGCGATCATGTTCAGGGGTTTCAAACAGGAGACAGTGGAAGCCTTGGCGAAGTATTCGGGAGTTCCCGTCTACAATGGACTCACCGACGTTTTCCACCCGACGCAGGTACTCGCGGACCTCATGACCGTTCAAGAAGTCTTTGGAAGATTGAAAGGTATCAAGCTCGTGTTCATGGGTGATGGAAGAAACAACATGGCCAACTCACTCATGATAGGCTGTGCGAAGATGGGCATGCATTATGTCGTGTGCTCCCCGAAAGAGCTCAGGCCTGACGAGAAACTGTTCAAGACTTGTCTTGAGGTTGCCAAAGAGACGGGTGGGACCATTCAGATAGAGGAAGATCCGGAAAAGGCCGTAGAGGGAGCCGATGTGATTTACACGGATGTGTGGGCCTCGATGGGTGAGGAAGACAAACAAGCAGAGCGCGAGAGACTACTGAGGCCATACCAGGTGAACGAGCAGCTCATGAAGAAAACGGGCAAGAGCGAAACGATCTTCCTCCACTGCCTGCCCGCCGTCAAGGGACAAGAAGTCACCTTCGAGGTCATCGAAGGAAAGCAGAGTAAAGTCTGGGACGAAGCCGAGAACAGAAAACACACGATAAAGGCACTCATGATCGCAACTTTACTATAA
- a CDS encoding nitroreductase family protein, producing MELIEAIRTRRSIRKYDSSRDVPKQTIEEILELALNAPSAGNRQPWRLHVVRNPSLKKALCEAAFGQTYIEEAPWVICVVAVPEESGSRYGDRGRNLYCIQDTAALITYIMLIAREFGLDTCWIGAFDEEKANKILGLPAGQRCVAMLPIGHAAEPRKNRPRKPLREILTYHE from the coding sequence ATGGAACTCATAGAAGCGATAAGAACCAGAAGGAGCATTCGGAAGTACGACTCAAGCAGGGACGTTCCAAAGCAAACCATCGAGGAAATCCTTGAGCTTGCCCTCAACGCACCCAGCGCAGGGAACAGACAACCGTGGCGATTGCATGTGGTGAGGAATCCATCCTTGAAGAAAGCGCTCTGTGAGGCTGCGTTCGGACAGACCTACATCGAAGAGGCGCCATGGGTCATTTGTGTCGTCGCTGTACCCGAGGAGAGTGGCTCACGTTATGGCGACAGGGGAAGAAACCTTTACTGCATTCAAGACACGGCTGCGCTGATCACTTACATCATGTTGATCGCACGAGAATTTGGCCTGGACACGTGCTGGATTGGCGCCTTCGACGAAGAGAAAGCGAACAAGATCTTGGGTCTGCCGGCGGGTCAGAGATGCGTTGCGATGTTGCCGATCGGTCATGCGGCTGAACCGAGAAAAAACCGGCCAAGGAAACCTTTGAGAGAGATCCTCACATACCACGAGTAG
- a CDS encoding adenylosuccinate synthase gives MVVGLQWGDEGKGKVVTYLSRNYDCVVRYSGGSNAGHTVDYGQFKLVHHLVPSADLRLRKGMYIATGVAVDLNVLSQEIEQLEQFFPGSGEALQVSKQAHVVIPFYRELDGKIDAARSEPVGTTRRGIGLCYANRALRFGVRLEDFEDEVLLERKLAELVRVWNLDIDANSILKQMLEIYHSLSHHLIDNVEAFERLKGKDLLFEATQGVLLDVDAGTYPYVTSTNCSSSGVQAGFGFPIKLDKVIGVTKAYTTRVGEGPFPTELKNEMGEKIRRLGDEYGATTGRPRRCGWLDFVLLRYAVKVSGCDELILTKADVLNGLERLAVCVAYNVDGVKVRDVKNLRNIHKAEPVYEEIEGWKDLNSPSFEKFLRRIEQETGVRISHVSTGSKVEDIVVL, from the coding sequence GTGGTGGTTGGTCTTCAATGGGGAGACGAAGGAAAAGGAAAGGTGGTCACGTACCTTTCGAGGAATTACGATTGTGTCGTTCGTTACAGTGGCGGGAGCAACGCAGGTCACACCGTGGACTACGGTCAGTTCAAGCTCGTGCACCATCTGGTTCCTTCTGCCGATTTGAGGCTTCGCAAGGGTATGTACATAGCCACGGGAGTTGCGGTGGATTTGAACGTGCTTTCGCAAGAGATCGAACAGCTGGAGCAATTCTTTCCAGGCAGCGGTGAGGCGCTCCAGGTGTCCAAACAAGCGCACGTTGTCATACCTTTCTATAGAGAACTCGATGGAAAGATCGATGCGGCACGCAGTGAACCCGTTGGCACCACTCGAAGAGGTATAGGCTTGTGCTATGCCAATCGAGCGTTGCGTTTTGGAGTGAGACTTGAAGATTTTGAAGACGAGGTGTTGCTCGAAAGAAAACTCGCAGAGCTTGTGAGAGTGTGGAATCTCGACATCGATGCGAACTCGATTCTGAAGCAGATGCTCGAAATTTACCACAGTCTCTCTCATCACTTGATCGACAACGTTGAGGCTTTCGAAAGACTGAAAGGCAAAGACCTCTTGTTTGAGGCCACCCAGGGTGTCTTGCTCGACGTGGACGCGGGGACGTATCCTTACGTCACTTCGACGAACTGTTCGAGTAGCGGTGTTCAAGCAGGTTTCGGTTTTCCCATCAAGCTGGACAAGGTGATCGGTGTGACGAAGGCCTACACCACCAGAGTGGGTGAAGGCCCATTCCCAACGGAACTGAAGAACGAAATGGGTGAGAAGATCAGAAGACTCGGTGATGAGTACGGTGCGACAACGGGTAGGCCCAGAAGGTGTGGCTGGCTCGACTTCGTGCTGCTCAGATACGCTGTGAAAGTGAGCGGGTGTGACGAATTGATCCTCACCAAAGCTGACGTGCTGAACGGACTGGAAAGGTTGGCCGTGTGCGTCGCTTACAACGTTGACGGGGTGAAAGTCCGAGATGTGAAGAATCTGAGGAACATTCACAAAGCTGAGCCAGTGTACGAAGAAATCGAAGGATGGAAAGATTTGAACTCGCCTTCCTTTGAAAAGTTTCTGAGGAGAATCGAGCAGGAAACCGGCGTGAGAATCTCCCACGTTTCCACGGGCTCCAAGGTGGAAGACATCGTCGTGCTGTAG
- the purB gene encoding adenylosuccinate lyase codes for MVERYALSPMKELWSVQASLRRWLSVELAVMEAYEQLGLIPLGVSEKARKNAMIDLSLFESYERETDHEVIAFIKMATKNMQDEARYFHYGLTSSDVIDTALSLALVESSDILLEALSKLLKSLWVLANRHRYTVTIGRTHGVHAEPTSFGLKVLNWYAEMKRNQERLRIAREQVRVGKISGAVGNYANVPPEVEELALTKLGLKPTPISSQVVGRDHHAFFVMVLALTASGVERIATEVRHLQRTEVLEAQEPFKEGQKGSSAMPHKQNPILCERLCGLARIMRSFVSTSLENNNLWHERDISHSSAERYIFPDATQTLHYMLVKTNHLIENLTVYEDRMLKNLNLTRGLVYSEKVMLKLVEKGMSRSEAYDLVQSLALRCWKTQEDFKTLVAQNVPFLNEEELESIFDPTQFLKQVDRIFSRFEGE; via the coding sequence GTGGTCGAAAGGTACGCACTATCACCGATGAAAGAACTCTGGAGTGTTCAAGCCAGTCTTCGTAGGTGGCTCTCAGTGGAACTCGCCGTCATGGAAGCTTACGAGCAACTCGGTCTGATCCCTCTTGGTGTGAGTGAAAAGGCGAGAAAGAATGCAATGATCGATCTTTCATTGTTCGAGAGTTACGAACGTGAAACGGACCATGAAGTGATCGCGTTCATCAAGATGGCGACGAAGAACATGCAGGATGAGGCGAGGTATTTCCACTACGGACTGACGTCCTCGGATGTCATAGATACTGCGCTGTCCCTTGCGCTGGTCGAGAGCAGCGACATCCTGCTCGAGGCGCTGTCGAAGCTCTTGAAGTCTCTCTGGGTTCTCGCCAACAGGCACAGATACACCGTCACGATCGGAAGGACACATGGGGTACACGCCGAACCAACGAGTTTCGGTCTCAAGGTGTTGAACTGGTATGCGGAGATGAAACGAAACCAAGAAAGGTTGAGGATCGCTCGGGAACAGGTGAGGGTTGGCAAGATCAGCGGTGCGGTTGGAAACTACGCGAACGTTCCACCCGAGGTTGAGGAACTCGCGCTGACCAAGCTGGGTCTGAAGCCAACACCGATCTCGAGTCAAGTCGTTGGCAGGGATCATCATGCGTTCTTCGTCATGGTCCTCGCGTTGACGGCAAGTGGCGTGGAGAGGATCGCAACCGAGGTGAGGCACCTGCAAAGAACGGAAGTTCTGGAAGCTCAAGAACCTTTCAAAGAAGGTCAGAAAGGCTCCAGTGCCATGCCGCACAAACAGAACCCGATCCTGTGCGAGAGGCTCTGCGGTCTTGCGAGGATCATGCGTTCTTTCGTGAGCACATCCTTAGAGAACAACAACCTCTGGCACGAGAGGGATATATCGCACTCTTCGGCAGAACGCTACATCTTCCCAGATGCCACGCAGACGCTCCACTACATGCTCGTCAAGACGAACCATCTGATAGAAAATCTCACCGTGTACGAAGACAGGATGCTGAAGAATCTGAATCTGACCCGCGGGCTCGTTTATTCGGAGAAAGTGATGCTCAAACTCGTTGAGAAGGGCATGAGCCGAAGTGAAGCTTACGATCTTGTGCAGTCTCTCGCGCTCAGATGTTGGAAAACGCAAGAAGATTTCAAAACCCTCGTGGCTCAGAACGTGCCGTTTTTGAATGAAGAAGAGCTGGAATCTATCTTCGATCCAACCCAGTTTTTGAAACAAGTTGATCGAATCTTCTCACGGTTCGAAGGAGAGTGA
- the argS gene encoding arginine--tRNA ligase, with protein MLLLRRLVHDLVQKALSEFGLSYHFEVEVPPEGFGDFSTNAALTGARHAKRQPMELAERIAEKLKGEDVFDSVEVARPGFINFRLSRKAYVDVLRQIIVNEAYPVRKSEPMKIQFEYGSANPTGPFTVGHGRQLVIGDVLSNVFKELGYEVTREMYINDAGRQISLLAKSLWVRYNQLLGSQDLDIPEDGYRGEYLIDIAKKLLKEVGDVYKDRWDSETERFFKRYAVENILANMKEDLNSLECEFDVYFSETSLIEDGTVQKVLEFLREKGFIYEKDGAVWLKVSQFVEDNDKVLVKSDGSHTYFLTDIAYHFNKYSRGFHKVYDIWGSDHHGHIPRMVAAMRALGIEDGFFNVILHQFVTLKRGEEIVRMSTRAGEFVTLRQLIEEVGKDAARYFFAMIDPNTHMVFDLELAKTRSMDNPVYYVQYAHARICSLFEQAKSKSITFNRNSDLELLDDPAEFAVIRRLDMFEDALHEVEKTLSPNKLTQYLEALAYDFHSFYTKCLILDPNNPRLSNARLNLAYATLLVLKKGLSLLKVSAPERM; from the coding sequence ATGTTGTTGCTCAGGAGACTCGTTCATGATCTGGTGCAGAAAGCGCTCAGCGAGTTCGGTCTTTCGTACCACTTCGAAGTCGAAGTCCCACCCGAAGGCTTTGGCGATTTTTCAACAAATGCAGCCTTGACAGGTGCCAGGCACGCGAAGCGTCAGCCTATGGAACTCGCAGAAAGAATAGCCGAAAAGTTGAAGGGTGAGGATGTTTTTGACTCGGTGGAGGTTGCGAGACCTGGGTTCATCAACTTTAGACTGAGCAGGAAAGCCTACGTTGACGTTTTGAGACAGATAATAGTCAACGAAGCTTATCCCGTACGCAAATCCGAGCCGATGAAAATCCAGTTCGAGTACGGTAGTGCCAACCCAACGGGTCCGTTCACGGTGGGGCACGGCAGGCAGCTCGTCATCGGAGATGTGCTTTCAAACGTTTTCAAGGAGCTTGGCTACGAAGTTACCCGAGAGATGTACATCAACGATGCGGGAAGGCAAATAAGCCTGCTGGCCAAATCTCTGTGGGTGAGGTACAACCAGTTGCTCGGTTCACAGGATCTCGACATACCCGAAGACGGTTACAGAGGAGAATACCTCATAGACATCGCCAAGAAACTCTTGAAAGAAGTTGGAGATGTTTACAAAGACCGATGGGACTCTGAAACGGAAAGGTTCTTCAAGCGTTATGCCGTGGAAAACATACTGGCTAACATGAAAGAAGATCTCAACTCTCTCGAGTGCGAGTTTGACGTGTACTTTTCCGAGACGAGCCTGATCGAAGACGGGACTGTGCAGAAGGTACTCGAGTTTCTCAGGGAGAAGGGGTTCATCTACGAAAAGGATGGTGCCGTCTGGCTTAAAGTTTCACAGTTCGTAGAAGACAACGACAAAGTACTTGTCAAGAGCGATGGGAGTCACACGTATTTCTTGACCGACATCGCCTACCATTTCAACAAGTACAGTAGAGGTTTCCACAAGGTTTACGACATATGGGGCAGCGATCATCATGGGCACATACCCAGAATGGTGGCCGCCATGAGGGCTTTGGGTATCGAAGATGGATTTTTCAATGTGATACTCCATCAGTTCGTGACGCTCAAGCGTGGTGAGGAGATCGTACGCATGTCGACACGTGCGGGCGAATTTGTCACGTTACGACAGCTGATCGAAGAAGTGGGCAAAGACGCCGCGAGATACTTTTTCGCCATGATAGATCCAAACACACACATGGTTTTCGATTTGGAACTCGCAAAGACGAGAAGCATGGATAATCCCGTTTACTACGTTCAGTACGCGCACGCGAGGATCTGCAGTCTCTTCGAGCAAGCAAAGAGCAAGTCCATAACCTTCAACAGGAACTCAGACCTCGAATTACTCGACGATCCAGCCGAGTTCGCTGTGATAAGGAGACTTGACATGTTCGAAGATGCCCTGCACGAGGTTGAAAAAACCCTTTCACCCAACAAGCTGACCCAGTATCTTGAAGCTCTCGCCTACGACTTTCACAGCTTCTACACCAAGTGTCTCATCCTCGATCCAAACAATCCACGTTTGTCAAACGCCAGATTGAACCTCGCCTACGCGACGTTGCTCGTGCTCAAGAAAGGTTTGTCCCTGTTGAAGGTCAGCGCGCCGGAAAGGATGTGA